Genomic window (Gemmatimonadota bacterium):
CCCAGCCCGCGCTGCTCGACAATGACCGTGAGCCCGTTGTCCAGCACACGACGATGAATCTCCCGCGCACTTGTCACGATGCGTTTCCCTTTCGGCTGTCCAACACGCGCCTCATCTCTTCCATGAAGTGGTCCACATCGCGAAACTCCCGATAAACGCTGGCAAACCGGACATAGGCGATCTGGTCCAGATTCGCCATCTCCTCCATCACCATCTCGCCAATCCGGCGGCTCTCCACTTCGCTCTGCCCCAGCGCCTGCACCGCGCCCTCCACACGATCCAGAAGACCCTCCACCTCTTCACGGGGGATCGGACGCTTGCCGCACGCCTTCGTGACGCCCTCGTCCAGTTTCTCCCGGCGGAAGGGTTCCC
Coding sequences:
- the nrdR gene encoding transcriptional regulator NrdR — translated: MRCPSCSSMENKVVDSRTTRDGHAIRRRRECLACETRFTTYEYVERTNVLVIKKDGRREPFRREKLDEGVTKACGKRPIPREEVEGLLDRVEGAVQALGQSEVESRRIGEMVMEEMANLDQIAYVRFASVYREFRDVDHFMEEMRRVLDSRKGNAS